One genomic segment of Rhinolophus sinicus isolate RSC01 linkage group LG11, ASM3656204v1, whole genome shotgun sequence includes these proteins:
- the OSCAR gene encoding osteoclast-associated immunoglobulin-like receptor gives MALVLILQLLTWPLCHTDITPTVPPASYPKPQLGAQPAAIVTPGVNVTLRCRAPQPAWRFALFKSGELAPVLSRDVSVELAEFFLQEVTPAQGGSYHCCYRNAGWAPGVWSHPSEALELLVTDKLPRPSLVALPRPVVAPGDNVSLRCAGRMRNMSFVLYRVGEAAPLQYHDSTQPWVDFPLPGARAPGTYSCYYHTPSAPYVLSQRSEPLVISSDGSGSWDYTLGNLIRLGLAGLILVSLATLVVLDWRTGSRAQGGV, from the exons ATGGCCCTGGTGTTGATCCTCCAGCTGCTGACCT GGCCGCTATGTCACACAGACATCACTCCGACTG TCCCCCCAGCCTCATACCCCAAGCCGCAGCTGGGGGCTCAGCCAGCTGCAATTGTGACCCCCGGGGTCAACGTGACCTTGAGGTGCCGGGCGCCCCAACCCGCCTGGAGGTTTGCCCTCTTCAAATCTGGAGAGCTCGCCCCCGTGCTGTCCCGGGATGTGTCTGTGGAGCTGGCCGAGTTCTTCCTGCAGGAAGTGACTCCTGCCCAGGGGGGCAGTTATCACTGCTGCTACCGGAATGCAGGCTGGGCACCGGGTGTCTGGTCCCACCCCAGTGAGGCCCTGGAACTGCTGGTGACAG ATAAGCTGCCGCGCCCGTCGCTGGTGGCGCTGCCCAGGCCGGTGGTGGCGCCTGGCGACAATGTGAGCCTGCGCTGCGCGGGCCGCATGCGGAACATGAGCTTCGTGCTGTACCGCGTGGGCGAGGCGGCTCCGCTGCAGTACCACGATTCCACGCAGCCCTGGGTCGACTTCCCGCTGCCTGGAGCCCGCGCCCCTGGCACCTACAGCTGCTACTACCACACGCCCTCTGCCCCCTACGTACTGTCGCAGCGCAGCGAGCCACTGGTCATCAGCTCGGACG GCTCGGGCTCCTGGGACTACACCCTGGGCAACCTCATCCGCCTGGGGCTGGCCGGCCTGATCCTGGTCTCGCTAGCCACGCTAGTTGTTTTGGACTGGCGCACCGGTAGTCGCGCCCAAGGTGGCGTCTGA
- the NDUFA3 gene encoding NADH dehydrogenase [ubiquinone] 1 alpha subcomplex subunit 3, which produces MSGLSGASRAGTTIPRVPRAPVATAVAETKMAGRFAAFFKNAWAKEPVLVASFTIGGLAIILPPLSPYTKYAARINQVTPYNYPVPVRDDGNMPDIPSHPQDPQGPSLEWLKKL; this is translated from the exons ATGAGCGGACTCAGCGGCGCCTCGCGCGCAGGGACCACAATACCCAGGGTGCCCCGCGCCCCTGTCGCTACGGCTGTCGCCGAGACCAAGATGGCCGGGA GATTCGCTGCCTTCTTCAAGAATGCCTGGGCCAAGGAACCGGTGCTGGTCGCATCCTTCACCATCGGGGGCCTCG CTATAATTCTGCCCCCTCTCAGCCCCTACACCAAGTACGCTGCCAGGATCAACCAGGTCACACCCTACAACTACCCAG TGCCTGTCCGGGATGATGGGAACATGCCCGACATACCCAGTCACCCCCAGGACCCCCAAGGCCCAAGTCTGGAGTGGTTGAAGAAACTGTGA
- the TFPT gene encoding TCF3 fusion partner isoform X2, whose protein sequence is MELEQREGTMAAVGFEEFSAPPGSELALPPLFGGHILESELETEVEFVSGGLGGSGLRERDEEEEAARGRRRRQRELNRRKYQALGRRCREIEQVNERVLNRLHQVQRITRRLQQERRFLMRVLDSYGDDYRASQFTIVLEDEGSQGTDAPTPGNTENEPPEKEGLSPPRRTPALPEPSSPAPGEGPSGRKRRRAPREGRRAGAVLTAELAPVQIKVEEDFGFETDEALDSGWVSRGPDKLLPYPTLASPPFD, encoded by the exons ATGGAactggagcagagagaggg GACCATGGCAGCCGTGGGCTTTGAAGAGTTCTCAGCGCCGCCAGGGTCGGAGCTGGCGCTGCCTCCGCTGTTTGGTGGTCACATCTTGGAGAGCGAGCTTGAAACAGAAGTGGAGTTCGTGTCCGGGGGTCTGGGCGGCTCGGGGCTCCGGGAGCGAGACGAAGAGGAAGAGGCAGCCCGGGGCCGGCGGCGGCGCCAGCGGGAACTAAATCGCAGGAAGTATCAGGCGCTAGGTCGGCGCTGCCGGGAGATCGAGCAG GTGAACGAGAGGGTCCTGAACAGGCTCCATCAGGTACAGAGGATAACACGGAGACTGCAGCAAGAGCGCAG GTTCCTCATGAGAGTGCTGGACTCCTATGGCGATGACTACCGCGCCAGCCAGTTCACTATTGTGCTGGAG GACGAGGGCAGCCAGGGCACAgatgcccccaccccaggcaatACTGAGAATGAGCCTCCAGAGAAAGAGGGGCTGTCCCCACCCAGAAGGACACCTGCACTCCCAGAACCCAGCAGCCCAGCCCCCGGCGAGGGGCCCAGTGGGCGCAAAAGGCGGCGAGCGCCCCGGGAAGGACGCCGAGCAGGAGCTGTGCTGACTGCAGAACTGGCCCCTGTGCAG ATTAAGGTCGAGGAAGACTTTGGCTTCGAAACGGACGAGGCCCTGGACTCGGGTTGGGTTTCTCGGGGGCCAGACAAACTACTGCCCTACCCCACCCTAGCCAGCCCTCCCTTTGACTGA
- the TFPT gene encoding TCF3 fusion partner isoform X1, giving the protein MTPHPRDAVEAKLRPDWPPLQVIQDRVWNNNFISTCRYTEKGTMAAVGFEEFSAPPGSELALPPLFGGHILESELETEVEFVSGGLGGSGLRERDEEEEAARGRRRRQRELNRRKYQALGRRCREIEQVNERVLNRLHQVQRITRRLQQERRFLMRVLDSYGDDYRASQFTIVLEDEGSQGTDAPTPGNTENEPPEKEGLSPPRRTPALPEPSSPAPGEGPSGRKRRRAPREGRRAGAVLTAELAPVQIKVEEDFGFETDEALDSGWVSRGPDKLLPYPTLASPPFD; this is encoded by the exons ATGACGCCGCACCCTCGAGACGCTGTGGAGGCGAAGCTGCGCCCAGATTGGCCTCCGCTCCAGGTTATTCAGGACCGCGTTTGGAACAACAACTTTATTAGCACCTGCCGCTACACGGAGAAGGG GACCATGGCAGCCGTGGGCTTTGAAGAGTTCTCAGCGCCGCCAGGGTCGGAGCTGGCGCTGCCTCCGCTGTTTGGTGGTCACATCTTGGAGAGCGAGCTTGAAACAGAAGTGGAGTTCGTGTCCGGGGGTCTGGGCGGCTCGGGGCTCCGGGAGCGAGACGAAGAGGAAGAGGCAGCCCGGGGCCGGCGGCGGCGCCAGCGGGAACTAAATCGCAGGAAGTATCAGGCGCTAGGTCGGCGCTGCCGGGAGATCGAGCAG GTGAACGAGAGGGTCCTGAACAGGCTCCATCAGGTACAGAGGATAACACGGAGACTGCAGCAAGAGCGCAG GTTCCTCATGAGAGTGCTGGACTCCTATGGCGATGACTACCGCGCCAGCCAGTTCACTATTGTGCTGGAG GACGAGGGCAGCCAGGGCACAgatgcccccaccccaggcaatACTGAGAATGAGCCTCCAGAGAAAGAGGGGCTGTCCCCACCCAGAAGGACACCTGCACTCCCAGAACCCAGCAGCCCAGCCCCCGGCGAGGGGCCCAGTGGGCGCAAAAGGCGGCGAGCGCCCCGGGAAGGACGCCGAGCAGGAGCTGTGCTGACTGCAGAACTGGCCCCTGTGCAG ATTAAGGTCGAGGAAGACTTTGGCTTCGAAACGGACGAGGCCCTGGACTCGGGTTGGGTTTCTCGGGGGCCAGACAAACTACTGCCCTACCCCACCCTAGCCAGCCCTCCCTTTGACTGA
- the TFPT gene encoding TCF3 fusion partner isoform X3 — protein sequence MAAVGFEEFSAPPGSELALPPLFGGHILESELETEVEFVSGGLGGSGLRERDEEEEAARGRRRRQRELNRRKYQALGRRCREIEQVNERVLNRLHQVQRITRRLQQERRFLMRVLDSYGDDYRASQFTIVLEDEGSQGTDAPTPGNTENEPPEKEGLSPPRRTPALPEPSSPAPGEGPSGRKRRRAPREGRRAGAVLTAELAPVQIKVEEDFGFETDEALDSGWVSRGPDKLLPYPTLASPPFD from the exons ATGGCAGCCGTGGGCTTTGAAGAGTTCTCAGCGCCGCCAGGGTCGGAGCTGGCGCTGCCTCCGCTGTTTGGTGGTCACATCTTGGAGAGCGAGCTTGAAACAGAAGTGGAGTTCGTGTCCGGGGGTCTGGGCGGCTCGGGGCTCCGGGAGCGAGACGAAGAGGAAGAGGCAGCCCGGGGCCGGCGGCGGCGCCAGCGGGAACTAAATCGCAGGAAGTATCAGGCGCTAGGTCGGCGCTGCCGGGAGATCGAGCAG GTGAACGAGAGGGTCCTGAACAGGCTCCATCAGGTACAGAGGATAACACGGAGACTGCAGCAAGAGCGCAG GTTCCTCATGAGAGTGCTGGACTCCTATGGCGATGACTACCGCGCCAGCCAGTTCACTATTGTGCTGGAG GACGAGGGCAGCCAGGGCACAgatgcccccaccccaggcaatACTGAGAATGAGCCTCCAGAGAAAGAGGGGCTGTCCCCACCCAGAAGGACACCTGCACTCCCAGAACCCAGCAGCCCAGCCCCCGGCGAGGGGCCCAGTGGGCGCAAAAGGCGGCGAGCGCCCCGGGAAGGACGCCGAGCAGGAGCTGTGCTGACTGCAGAACTGGCCCCTGTGCAG ATTAAGGTCGAGGAAGACTTTGGCTTCGAAACGGACGAGGCCCTGGACTCGGGTTGGGTTTCTCGGGGGCCAGACAAACTACTGCCCTACCCCACCCTAGCCAGCCCTCCCTTTGACTGA